One Triticum dicoccoides isolate Atlit2015 ecotype Zavitan chromosome 5B, WEW_v2.0, whole genome shotgun sequence genomic window carries:
- the LOC119311991 gene encoding protein NRT1/ PTR FAMILY 6.4-like isoform X2, with product MVSAGGHGGYSDADDAVDFRGKPVDKSKTGGWLGAGLILGTELAERVCVIGISMNLVTYLVGELHLSNAKSANVVTNFMGTLNLLALVGGFLADAKLGRYLTIACSATIAAAGVSLLTVDTVVPSMRPPPCVDARGAQGHECVPASGGQLALLYVALYVIAAGAGGLKANVSGFGSDQFDGRNPREERAMVFFFNRFYFCISLGSLFAVTVLVYVQDNVGRGWGYGVSAAAMALGVLVLVAGTSKYRYRRPAGSPLTVIGRVLWTAWKKRKLPTPANADELNGFHTAKVAHTDRLRCLDKAAVMEPVDLAASPTKQEQASASTMTEVEEVKMVLNLLPIWSTCILFWTIYSQMTTFSVEQATRMDRRLNAGFEIPAGSLSVFLFLSILLFTSLNERLLVPLAGRLTGRPQGLTSLQRVGTGLVFATVAMVVSALVEKMRRDAANGEPRVAISAFWLVPQFFLVGAGEAFAYVGQLEFFIREAPERMKSMSTGLFLVTLSMGFFLSSFLVFLVHTVTRGAWIRNNLDRGRLDLFYWMLAVLGVVNFLVFVVIARRHEYKPSTSVVVAPAGEDNDTKEKEMDDVLVVNENTVGMDV from the exons ATG GTTTCTGCCGGTGGCCATGGCGGCTACAGCGACGCCGACGATGCGGTCGACTTCCGCGGCAAACCGGTGGACAAATCCAAGACCGGGGGATGGCTCGGAGCCGGACTTATCCTAG GGACGGAGCTTGCGGAGCGCGTGTGCGTGATAGGCATCTCGATGAACCTGGTGACGTACCTCGTCGGCGAGCTGCACCTCTCCAACGCCAAATCCGCCAACGTCGTCACCAACTTCATGGGCACGCTGAACCTCCTAGCCCTCGTCGGTGGCTTCCTCGCCGACGCCAAGCTCGGCCGGTACCTCACCATCGCCTGCTCGGCCACCATCGCCGCCGCA GGCGTGAGCTTGCTGACGGTGGACACGGTGGTGCCGAGCATGAGGCCGCCGCCGTGCGTGGACGCGCGGGGCGCGCAGGGGCACGAGTGCGTGCCGGCGagcggcgggcagctggcgctgCTGTACGTGGCGCTGTACGTCATCGCGGCCGGCGCGGGGGGCCTCAAGGCGAACGTGTCGGGGTTCGGGTCGGACCAGTTCGACGGCCGGAACCCGCGGGAGGAGCGcgccatggtcttcttcttcaACCGCTTCTACTTCTGCATCAGCCTCGGGTCCCTGTTCGCGGTCACCGTGCTGGTGTACGTGCAGGACAACGTCGGACGGGGCTGGGGCTACGGCGTGTCGGCCGCCGCCATGGCCCTCGGCGTCCTCGTGCTCGTGGCGGGGACGTCCAAGTACCGGTACCGGCGGCCGGCGGGGAGCCCGCTCACGGTCATCGGTAGGGTGCTGTGGACGGCGTGGAAGAAGCGCAAGCTGCCGACCCCTGCCAACGCCGACGAGCTCAATGGATTCCACACGGCAAAGGTGGCCCATACTGACAGGCTCAG GTGCCTAGACAAAGCCGCAGTCATGGAACCAGTCGACCTGGCCGCAAGTCCGACCAAGCAGGAGCAGGCGTCAGCCTCAACAATGACGGAAGTGGAGGAGGTGAAGATGGTGTTGAACTTGTTGCCTATCTGGTCCACCTGCATCCTCTTCTGGACAATATACTCCCAGATGACCACATTCTCCGTGGAGCAAGCCACCCGCATGGACCGTCGCCTCAATGCCGGCTTCGAAATCCCCGCCGGCTCCCTCtccgtcttcctcttcctctccatcCTCCTCTTCACGTCCCTCAACGAGCGCCTCCTCGTGCCGCTCGCCGGCCGCCTCACCGGCCGCCCGCAGGGGCTCACCTCGCTCCAGCGCGTAGGCACGGGCCTGGTCTTCGCAACCGTGGCCATGGTCGTGAGCGCGCTGGTCGAGAAGATGCGCCGCGACGCCGCGAACGGGGAGCCCCGCGTCGCCATCAGCGCGTTCTGGCTGGTGCCGCAGTTCTTCCTCGTGGGCGCCGGCGAGGCATTCGCGTACGTGGGGCAGCTCGAATTCTTCATCCGCGAGGCGCCGGAGCGGATGAAGTCCATGAGCACGGGGCTCTTTCTGGTTACGCTGTCCATGGGGTTCTTCCTGAGCAGCTTCCTCGTCTTCCTCGTCCACACCGTGACAAGAGGGGCATGGATACGGAATAACCTGGATAGGGGGAGGCTTGACTTGTTCTACTGGATGCTGGCTGTGCTTGGGGTGGTGAACTTCCTTGTGTTCGTGGTGATTGCAAGGCGGCACGAGTACAAGCCCAGCACGTCAGTGGTTGTGGCTCCCGCTGGGGAGGACAACGATACCAAGGAAAAGGAGATGGACGACGTCCTTGTGGTCAATGAGAACACCGTGGGGATGGATGTGTAG
- the LOC119311991 gene encoding protein NRT1/ PTR FAMILY 6.4-like isoform X1, with protein MQVSAGGHGGYSDADDAVDFRGKPVDKSKTGGWLGAGLILGTELAERVCVIGISMNLVTYLVGELHLSNAKSANVVTNFMGTLNLLALVGGFLADAKLGRYLTIACSATIAAAGVSLLTVDTVVPSMRPPPCVDARGAQGHECVPASGGQLALLYVALYVIAAGAGGLKANVSGFGSDQFDGRNPREERAMVFFFNRFYFCISLGSLFAVTVLVYVQDNVGRGWGYGVSAAAMALGVLVLVAGTSKYRYRRPAGSPLTVIGRVLWTAWKKRKLPTPANADELNGFHTAKVAHTDRLRCLDKAAVMEPVDLAASPTKQEQASASTMTEVEEVKMVLNLLPIWSTCILFWTIYSQMTTFSVEQATRMDRRLNAGFEIPAGSLSVFLFLSILLFTSLNERLLVPLAGRLTGRPQGLTSLQRVGTGLVFATVAMVVSALVEKMRRDAANGEPRVAISAFWLVPQFFLVGAGEAFAYVGQLEFFIREAPERMKSMSTGLFLVTLSMGFFLSSFLVFLVHTVTRGAWIRNNLDRGRLDLFYWMLAVLGVVNFLVFVVIARRHEYKPSTSVVVAPAGEDNDTKEKEMDDVLVVNENTVGMDV; from the exons ATGCAGGTTTCTGCCGGTGGCCATGGCGGCTACAGCGACGCCGACGATGCGGTCGACTTCCGCGGCAAACCGGTGGACAAATCCAAGACCGGGGGATGGCTCGGAGCCGGACTTATCCTAG GGACGGAGCTTGCGGAGCGCGTGTGCGTGATAGGCATCTCGATGAACCTGGTGACGTACCTCGTCGGCGAGCTGCACCTCTCCAACGCCAAATCCGCCAACGTCGTCACCAACTTCATGGGCACGCTGAACCTCCTAGCCCTCGTCGGTGGCTTCCTCGCCGACGCCAAGCTCGGCCGGTACCTCACCATCGCCTGCTCGGCCACCATCGCCGCCGCA GGCGTGAGCTTGCTGACGGTGGACACGGTGGTGCCGAGCATGAGGCCGCCGCCGTGCGTGGACGCGCGGGGCGCGCAGGGGCACGAGTGCGTGCCGGCGagcggcgggcagctggcgctgCTGTACGTGGCGCTGTACGTCATCGCGGCCGGCGCGGGGGGCCTCAAGGCGAACGTGTCGGGGTTCGGGTCGGACCAGTTCGACGGCCGGAACCCGCGGGAGGAGCGcgccatggtcttcttcttcaACCGCTTCTACTTCTGCATCAGCCTCGGGTCCCTGTTCGCGGTCACCGTGCTGGTGTACGTGCAGGACAACGTCGGACGGGGCTGGGGCTACGGCGTGTCGGCCGCCGCCATGGCCCTCGGCGTCCTCGTGCTCGTGGCGGGGACGTCCAAGTACCGGTACCGGCGGCCGGCGGGGAGCCCGCTCACGGTCATCGGTAGGGTGCTGTGGACGGCGTGGAAGAAGCGCAAGCTGCCGACCCCTGCCAACGCCGACGAGCTCAATGGATTCCACACGGCAAAGGTGGCCCATACTGACAGGCTCAG GTGCCTAGACAAAGCCGCAGTCATGGAACCAGTCGACCTGGCCGCAAGTCCGACCAAGCAGGAGCAGGCGTCAGCCTCAACAATGACGGAAGTGGAGGAGGTGAAGATGGTGTTGAACTTGTTGCCTATCTGGTCCACCTGCATCCTCTTCTGGACAATATACTCCCAGATGACCACATTCTCCGTGGAGCAAGCCACCCGCATGGACCGTCGCCTCAATGCCGGCTTCGAAATCCCCGCCGGCTCCCTCtccgtcttcctcttcctctccatcCTCCTCTTCACGTCCCTCAACGAGCGCCTCCTCGTGCCGCTCGCCGGCCGCCTCACCGGCCGCCCGCAGGGGCTCACCTCGCTCCAGCGCGTAGGCACGGGCCTGGTCTTCGCAACCGTGGCCATGGTCGTGAGCGCGCTGGTCGAGAAGATGCGCCGCGACGCCGCGAACGGGGAGCCCCGCGTCGCCATCAGCGCGTTCTGGCTGGTGCCGCAGTTCTTCCTCGTGGGCGCCGGCGAGGCATTCGCGTACGTGGGGCAGCTCGAATTCTTCATCCGCGAGGCGCCGGAGCGGATGAAGTCCATGAGCACGGGGCTCTTTCTGGTTACGCTGTCCATGGGGTTCTTCCTGAGCAGCTTCCTCGTCTTCCTCGTCCACACCGTGACAAGAGGGGCATGGATACGGAATAACCTGGATAGGGGGAGGCTTGACTTGTTCTACTGGATGCTGGCTGTGCTTGGGGTGGTGAACTTCCTTGTGTTCGTGGTGATTGCAAGGCGGCACGAGTACAAGCCCAGCACGTCAGTGGTTGTGGCTCCCGCTGGGGAGGACAACGATACCAAGGAAAAGGAGATGGACGACGTCCTTGTGGTCAATGAGAACACCGTGGGGATGGATGTGTAG